The Anas platyrhynchos isolate ZD024472 breed Pekin duck chromosome 6, IASCAAS_PekinDuck_T2T, whole genome shotgun sequence sequence TATGTTAAGGGCAGGGGGAATATCTAGCTAATATAGGCTGAGGAAGGGTTAAAATGCATGTCATGAGCGTGGTAGCTGTTAGGCAGGACTGGTCACTTACTGCTGTACCAAGCATCGCTCACTGGGCCTGATGGTTTGGCTCCTGGCAGCAGGTTTTCAGCTTCTTGATGCATGTTCTGCATGGCTTCAAAACACCCGTGGCATgagttgtttttattctttgcttcttttcctctgttGACGTGAAACGAATAAACATTTCCATTGTTGGCAGCGTCAGTAATGAAGGCACCAGTAGCTCCAGCGCTGAAGATTTGCCCAACCCAGATTCAAGCGTGGTGCCTGCAGAGGTGACAGCACAGAGCGGTGCCTTGCAAGACCATGGAGGATATGCAGGCTGTGGTgtcctgcagcacacagcagaagCAAGAGAGGGAAGTCTGCCTACCCCGATGCCTTTAGCAGGCTCTTCTGAAAAAGATATCACAGCAGATCTTGCAAGCAGCAGCGACAAGTTCCCAACCTCAAGCTGCAATGAAGCTGtgccaccaccaggtccagTGAGTGACAACGAAGAGGGAATAGCCCGTGGCATATCTGAGGACACCGGACCCGAATGTGACCCTACTGCACCTGCTTCTTTGAAAAGTAGTGAGGATGATCCCAGAAACCCAAGCCTGCAggccagccctcctgcagcaaTGCAAGGAGTCACAGCAATGAATTTGAGTGAGGTAGGGGCGTTGGGGCAGGGTGAGCAGCTGGGTGACGTGAGGGCACCACATGGCAGCACGTCCCCCCAGGGCAAAGGAGCAGGGGATTATTTTACTGCTCAGGAGGccgagcaggagctgggagttTTGGAAGTAGGTCAGCTACAGGCTGTAATGCAGCAAGGTAGACAGAACACAGATGGTGGAGAGGGTCTGCTAATGAAAAAGGAAACCTTAATCCGAAATCATCCAGCAACAGGAGGCTCAGATGGTGAAAAATTTGGAGCAATTGCAAACACTCAGAGTTTTGTTGTGAGGCCTGAGATCAGTGAGGTCTGCAGGACGCAGAAGGGGGCTGTAAAAACTGGAAGGAACGAGGTAAACCCAGCTCTGTCTGCGAGCCAGGGAGAGCAATCTGAAGCCTGTACTTCAGTGTCAGAGTTACCCCTTAATGCTCCAAATCTCTTCCTGGTACCAAAGCCAGAAGAATCTTTGAGGGAACATGTGCCTGGAAATGACTACCAAGATCTGATGAAAAGCGAGGCAACGAAAACAgcctctgaaaaaaatgaaccCGGTTTTGAAAGAGAGCTTCAAAAGGAGGATGAGCTTGTTAGTGCTGAGCACTTCAGTGCGCCTTTATCATTTAAGCAAGAGGAAGAGCAAAACTCAGCTGTCACAACTGAAAGCCAAAAAGACGAAGCCAGTAGCAATGAAATCATAAAAGCCGATGATGTGTCTAGAGAAAGCACCAcactttctgaagcagaaacCACTATCAATCCCACCAAGGAAATTTCCCCGGTAGATAAAAGATCATTACTGCAAGAATATGCATTAAGCACTTCTCTGAGCAGAGCCGTGGAGCTGAATCAAAAGGGAGCTGATGTGAGGGTATcgggagagaaaaacagaatgggagcagaggaggcaCACGTGGCAGAAACCAGCACATTACCTGAAGGGCCTGGTGGGGCAGAAAGGCAAATGTTGAGCTCTCTTAGTAGCCACGAGCAGGATCTGCAAGACACCCCCTTGAGCCACAATGCCGGGGAGTTCGGTCTCTGTGAAAAGACTTCAGCAGGCGGCCCAAAGGAAGAAGCTGTGGGAAAGCCCCTGCAGTCAGGCAGTGACTTGAAATCACCTGAAGACCACTCAGAGCCTCTGGGCTGTAAGCCTGAGCAAGCACTGAGCGAGGGGAAAGCAGCTGCCACAGATGACCCAGAGAACAAGGACTCGCCGCAGCGTCCGAGGGCAGGCTGCCCTCCGAGCACTGATTGCTCTCACGCtgggacagaagaaaaaactttgGGCCAGCCAGGCTCTAATGGGGCTGATGAGGTTTGTTTAGCTGGGGCACACAGCTCACCGCTCCTCCGCTCTGAGAACAATCGTGTTGTGCAGAGTAAGCAGGATGAGTCCTGGCAAGAGGCTTTTCCTAGAGGAGCCGTGTTAGAAACTGGGGACAAAACGGAGAGTCAAGGCAAGACAGAAGAAAGCACTAAAACATACAAATCAACGTGTGAACATCAGGGCTTAAATGAATTGGCAGGGCCTGGGGGTTTCATTGCTGTTCAAATTGAGGACCCCCCACAAGTTTCGGAAACCAAACAGCAGAGTGGTCACCTCAGCGATGTGCCTCGCAGCGATGCTTCATACAGCACAACTGGGAACAGCAAAGAGCACAAGGCTACCATTCAGCAGGAGAAGCACCATGCTGAAGTGGGAAGTTTTGTGGAGGACAAGGATTTGGCACTGAAAACTGAGCACGAGTCTGATATGCTGGTGCAAGCTCAGCAGGAGCAAGGGGCTGCAGAAAGTCATGGAAATGTGCAGGTGGCTTGTGCAGGAACTTTGCAAGCTGCAGTCGGTAGGGCAGAGCTCACCCCTTGGGCAATTCAGGAGGAAGGAGTGGGTGACAGCACCAGTGGGGACAAGCACAGCTCTTCAGTAACCCTGGAGTGCAGTGCTGGAGATCTGCAGGAAAACACAGATGCTCCAGCTGCTCTTCCCCACAGGGAGCAGATGGAGAAGTCAGTGAGTGCTGGTGACAGAGACCAGGCTTCGAATGCAGGACACAAGCAGCAGACACACCAAAGCAATCCGACAGGTGTCGCAAGAGCAGATGATCAGGAACACACAGAAAGACCTCTAAAACCTGAGCTGGAACCAAAGCATCGCAGCCACATACCAGAAATGCCTCTAAGCATTTCCGACAACCTTAATGAAGAATCTGCTGTGCCACGTCCAGCACCAGCCCAGAGCGActctggcacagcagcagaagaggaCGAGGCTGGAAGTAGTGCCGGGCTGCCAGAGGATGCGTGCAGCCATGAACACCTGCCAAACATTGCTGGTGTGACCGTGCTTAATTTGCAAGATTGCAacgagcaaaacaaaaccaatctCCAGGCAGAAGAAAACTGCTGCAGTAAGCAAAACCCAGACAAGCTCAAGCAGGGCAGTAATTCTTTGATCTCAGCTAGTCAGCATGAAGAAGCATGTCAGAGCGATACGTTTGCTGAAGAATCTGACAAGAATGAGCAGCCAGTCAGCGTGTGCAGGATAAAAGACAGCGCTGGTGCAAGCCGTGCTTCTGCTGTAAACGCTCTTCCAGGGACGCAGAATTCAGCAAGTGCCACCAACACAGCCCAGACTTTGCCAAGTGCTCCTGAAATAGCACATGCTTCTGATAATTTTGAGGAAAACGATCCTCAAATATCTAGCCCAGAAATTCAAGAGAAGCTGTTATTAGTGGCAAAAAGCTCAGGAGGGACCGAGGGTCTGGCTGCTGATGGGGGACTCGGACAAACAGATGGAAACATGCAGCTAAGTTGTGAGGACAGTGCTGCTATCCATGAAACAAGCAATATGCAAAGCAATAAAAGTCCAGGGGCAGAAGGATGTCTCTCCCTGTTAGAGGCTCACAGGGAAGCAGTTCCCACTGATAAGCCTTATAAACCCAGCTGCATTCAAACAGCACCAGAGGAGTTTTGCCAAGCTGATTTTCCAGCCCCCCCTCCGCTGACCTCTGCGGTCAGTCATCCCAGCCAGCAAGCTGGAAGCAGGGCGAACAATGGCACTGGGGGGGAATTACTAAATAATGAGCTGGGAGCTGTAGCGTGCCAGAACGTCTTAGAAAGCAACTCCAGTTCGCAGATGGCTGCAGGTTCTCAGGTGTCCGTGCATTCAGGTCCTTCACCTGGGGTAAGCACAGGTAAAAGAGCCGACTCAGAGCCCAGTTCTGCAGGGGGCAGGCAGGACAGCGACAAAGATGTTCCAAACCCAAGTTTtcagggagaaggagagaggagtTTAACCCTGCCGGAGGCTTTAAGCGTGGGGCAGAGTTCTGGAAACTTATCCCAGTTTAATTCGGAGAAGCTGAAGAAAGAGCTATCCGCAATTAaatccaaagaaacaaaaggtgaTGTCAACTTCAAAGCGCAGCAGAGTGACAGTTCAGCAGAGGCTCTGTTagctctccctgctgcagaaGGGAAGCTGCTGAGCCTTTCATCTGTTGGTAAACAAGGCGGCTGTAATGAGCAAATCGCACCCGGCATCTGCGTAGATGACAAGTGCAGTGTGATCTTAGAGAAGCCTgggaatttagaaaaaatggAAGAGGTATTAAAAGAGAATTACAGCACAACCAGGGCAGAGATCAGTACTTCCAGGCAGTCTGCAGAGAAGGAGCATGAGCTTCTGACTCCCAGCTCTCTGGGCATCGGCTCCAGCCTCCCGGCCTTCAGGGAGCACATCAGCCagatatttaagaaaacagtCCACAGCACGCTGAGCGCTGAATTACCCCAGCTTGCGCCTGAAAACCATGCAGGCTTCAAGCAGAGCACAACGGCCGAGGGTCCAGCGCAGCCGAGCGGCGTTGAGAACTTTTCTGCATCGGTCGAGGGGGGCAAAGCGGCTCCTGAGGGCACCTCGGGAGCAGAGGGGCCAGAGCTGCCTTTAGCTGCTGAGCcttcctgtgctgctcctgcacctCTGCTACCAGAAAATGCAGTGCCACCAGCCAGTCTCCAGGACGCTGAGGAAAGCAGGCAGCCTGCTGGCTGCTTAGAAATGCTCCCGGGGTCGGAGGGCTCTGCACCTGCTGAACGCTGTCTGGAAAACCTGCAGAAGGCGAACGGAAACGCTGAGCACCCTGAGAGCAGCGAGATGGAAAGGAAGGCAGGCGTGTGTGCTAGGGGTGTTGATCCTGAATTGCTAATGAGCTTGGAGAGAAAGAAGCAAGGCCCGGCTTCATCTGACGGGGCAGCAGCTGAGAACTTCCCTGCGTGTGCTGACAGGGAGCCACAACCCAGCGGAGCTGGGATCTCTGCAGGCAGCACGCAGGAGGGCGACTTCGGCAATGCTGCTACCGCAGAGGAAAATAACTTAATTACAGAGGGTACTTCACAGCCAGTTTCATCTGAAGAGGATGTAAGTTGTCAGCCCGAACACTGCCAGGATCCTGAGCCAAATGAAGAGGGGAAAACTGAGTACAGTGGTCCAGACACTGCCAAGAGCATCTCTGATGTGGCAGCTTCAGTGCTTGTTCCGGGAGGATCTTACAGTTGTGAAAAACTGCCAGACAACTTTAATGTGTTACCTGGGGAAAATCAGGAGACACGCGCTCGTGGCAATCTTGTGCATGACATTAGGGCTCAGAGTGACACAGAGATGATACAGGATGAGCCAGAGAATGGGAAATGCCTGGAAACATCAGCAAGTATGCAAGATccacagcaggaaaagaaaggggCCACGCATGGGTTAATGGATTACTTAAAAAATGAAGCCAGCCAGAATGGTTGCTTGCAAAGTGACTCTCAGCTAGAATCTGGCACTATGACTGACGGCGATGTACAAGAAAGCAGTGGCTCAGTGCTAAGCACGGCAAAGACAGGTAACGAAAAAGCTGGAGACATCCCTGAAACAGGTACTGCGAGGATGTTAGTCACCAGCGAGGGTGGCTTAGCTTTAAACTCAAGGACTGGAGAGCTGCAGACAGAGCTGTGCAAAAATCCCTCTGCACCTATCGCCGGGATGGAGCAGGGCGAGTGCTCTGAGCGTGCAGACCCCTCCGGTGCTGCAAATCAGCCGGGCAGGATGAATTCAGAGCATGAAGGCTCGCCTCAGGATGCCACAAGAAAGCTATCCCCGCTTGCATTTATGGAGCCTACGACACTTGACCTCAGCAAACTTCCAGACGTGGCTGTGGCAGGACTGCCTACTGAAAGGTATTTACTCTAAATTGCTATGTGAAACGCTTGTCAGGACCCTGGGGCTCAACGGGGATACAATTTTCGAGGCGGCTGCGCATTGTCTGGGAGGGCAGGGCAGTTACTCTGCTCTCGAATTTCTTTTCAATTCCTCTTGTGTTTAAATAGGGACTAAGTGGGAGAAATCTGAAGTAATGTCTAGGGTCTGGGTGTCCTAAAACCCGAGGAGTGTAATCCTTAACTGTCCCACTTGCTGTTCCAGTTTCCTACACTTGTCCGTGCGGATTTGTTTGTGCTTCCCAGCATTCACATCTCGTAGCCTAAAGTTAGGCAACCAAATAGCACTTCCTAGCCTGAAGTTAGTAGGCTTCTGCCTAAGCGTTGGTGACCCAGTTCCATCAGACCTGCAGCCTTCACAAGGCGGGCTGCAGCACTTAAAAACAAGCCTCCAGCATAACCCAATTACTCACAGTTAGTTGTCTGGGCCTCCCTCTTATCCTCCCGCATGTTATAATGGCACTGACAGTGCCTTTGATCACTGTATTATTCAGTGTTTCTAATGACATGACGTTGTTTCAGATGTGAATTTGTAGCTGGGACTCACAGAGTCTaagaattgttgcttttttattattatttttcaaaatctagcAGAAATGAGAAAGGCTTTCTTTGTGGGAGCTTCTACTTTGCTGCCTGCGTTCCCAGCTTGATGTGCAGTTAATTCAAAAGAATTATGAGTTAGgatgaatgctttctttgtaacCCCAGAAAGTTTCCTGGTTGCTGTCCCCCTCTCCTTCATCAGCTCGTTGTACCAACAAAACGTGGGGCTACAAGTGCAGGAGTCTGGCCTGTACGACTTTCTCTTTAAGGCTCTGCCCGTGAAGCGACAATGAAATTAGAGCCTGGTGTTCCTCTCCAGttcccttcctctctttgtGTTTCCCTTTACGGGCGGCTTCGTGGTCCCACAGCCTTGCCATGaccgtggtggtggtggttgtggtgGCCTGGTTCAGGGCCCCAGGCTCTGCGCATGCGTGTGCAGCAGGGCGGGTGTCACGCTTTAAATAAATACCTGTGGcgagcagggcagggctctCGGAACAGCTGCTGGCGATTTGTGGAGTGGTTGCTTCATACTTGCATGTGTGTCAGGAATTCACGCTCACCTGCTTTGGCAGCGGGCGGGTTTGTGCCGACAGGCGGCTGCGACGGCGGGGCCGCGCTCACACCGAGCGGGCAGGCACAGGCAGGAGGTAGGGAGGGGGCTCTGCTTTTGGCCAGGCTCGTTTCTGAGAGGGACCTGAGTTTGTTGTGTGGGTGAGAAGCAGAAGAGATGAGCTGGGCTGGCTGGTTGCTCTTCAGGAGGTTGGACACGCTGGCCGGTCGGCTTTTCCTCGGAGCTCGAAGCTGGGTTTGTGTAGTGGAGCTTCAGGCTGTGCTGGGTGTTGTGTGTGCTCTGGTCACAGCTGTCTGTTTGTCCCAGAGCGGCCTCCAGGTGCTGATTGCCCTCTGGTTGCTCTGGTTGTGTGAACTATGGTGGCTGTGCATAAATCTGCGTGCTTTGCGAGGAGCTCGGTGTGGGAATTTGGGCCTGATGGGTGAAGTCTGGAGATAAAGACTCCTTACACACCCCTCAAAAATCACCACAAAACAGAAGTACGTTGTAtttaggagaaagaaatgctaTGCTCTGAATTACTTCAGCACCAGCTTTTCCCCACCTCCTCTGCCTCTGCGTAGCTCCACCTCTTATGAGATCCCATCCGTCAAAACCCCGCTGAAGGGGCGAAGTTGTGGTCGGGACATCCAGTCCTTGCTAGGATTTCGTTCTGTGGAGGAATTACTTCTCCTCCAGCTGTGGCACGGGGCAGGAGGGTGCCCTTGTGATGAGCAGGACATCCAGGAGCAGCGGGATCCGAGGTGATCCCTGCCCCACCGCCTGAAGGAGTGGGACAGTggtcaacaaaaaaaaaacaaacttttgtgTTCTGAGGCAATAGCACGGCACCAGTAACTTCCCTGCAAATCTTCAGTGGAAAAGGAAAGCTATTTTTGgaaaggaggctgtggctgaagcagcagccccactTTCCTCTGGAAGTACACTTACTGTTGGGCATCTGGCTGCTTCATTTCTTTGTCCGAGTTTTACtcagaaaagaacagaacttGAGGGTTTTTTACTCCAtacttcttcatttatttacaaggaggaaaaggaggctTGTGTATGTCCATTTTGTGTGTGTCCAGGGAGTCCTTCTACCTTATGCCACCAAAATGCTTCAGTTCGCATCATGGGGCATGGCAGATGTTGAGCAGAGCGTGGATCAAAATAGCAAATGATATCAAAATCTTGAGGTGTTTAGAGATGGTGTGGAGTTTCCTGATAACTTTCTGTAATTCTACTGGCTGGTACACGCCAAGTGCGATCGTCTCTTGGAAAAGGTGCCAAGAGGCAGAGATTTTGTCATTCCTGGCGTGCGTTTGTGAGGTGTGGAGAACAGAGGGCGTCAGTGGCTGACCCGGTGGTGTGACAAAGCTCGGCTCCTTTACAGCCACTGGGTGCTCTGGGGCTGTGGAGATGCTTGTGGACCTGGCTTGGGGCTGGGAGTGCAGCCTCAGCCATAAAACACCCACCTTGAAGGGTGAGGGGACTGAGGCACCGCAGCATGTCAGGGCCTTCCCCAGCTGTACCACAGGCCCTCTCCTACCGCTGGTTTTTGGAAAATCGAGAGTTGTGCTGCACTGACTGACATCACCAATGAATATAAACAGTGCTCTCACATGGAAAGTGCATTGCAGCAATTGGCATCCTCAAAGCTACTGGAAAAACGCCGTGTCCTACACGGAGGTCAGGCACGATCGCTAAAGTTGGTCCAGACATACTTTGGGATCGTCTTTGTGCTTTCTTCTTGCCATCAAAAATTGGCAAGTTCGATTGTACAAAAGGAACGTTCACTCCTTCCTAAATACTGACTTGGTCTTTTTTGTCTGCATAACAAATACAGTGCTAAATATTTTAGCAGTCCTGCTGGATGAGGTACCAGGAATGTAGAGCTGCTTTTCAGATCAGTCAAGTGGGTTTTGAGCACTAACACTTCGGGCCATTAGCATCCAAAAACAGGATTTGGGGATTTAAAAGGAAACTTATCAAAACAGTGGTTATatgcatctttctttttttttttttctttttttttcttttttttttctttttttctttcttttttttttttttttaattcaaaattagCTTACCTGTGCAGCCTGTCAGgatcagaaaagaaaggtgaaAAATAGCTGCAGGTGATTTACACCTGAATAACATGCACAAAGTTAAACagtctgtctctctctcctcACCTTCTTCGTGACATCTTTGCATCTGAATTCTCTCTCGGTGTTTTTCCCATCTCACTGTCCCTGTTATCCCCGGAAGGGGTAACTGGTAGCACCATTATGCTTTTTGAGATGAAAGGAGCTCGGCCTGCAGTCCCTGGCTGGCTGGTGAGCTCTGTGGGAATTCTGTCTGTGTGACGACTGCAGGGTCGAGCCTGTGATACGTAATTTTGGGACTTTTCTATTAGTGGAAGAATAAAATTAGGATGATTTTGCTTTTACCCAACTGACATCCCATATTTCTTTCTAAGAAATCAAAGGGAGCTCTGCCAGATGCCATTTAGCAAATGCCATTGACCTAATTGAGTGGTGCTTTAGGCAGTGGCTAAATCAGTGTAAAGTATTTATAAAATGCTGATCTGACAGAATGCCCTGTTGTACTGAAAGCACATGCCAGTGGAAAACAAGGTATGAGACAtattgctgtgttgtttttactattttttttattattatttatctctTCCTCTGCTGAAGTACAGAAGTAAATCATCCCTGGTCTTGCTGAATTGCAGATACATCttttacacagaaaacattGTTAAACACTCGAGAACCTTGGTCACACGTTTGTTAGGTATGTATTGACACAGCTGATAGATGAGCTGCTGTTTTTCAAACATACTTCAGTGCTGCTcaagaaattacatttattcAGTCAAATACAGGGATTTGCTAAAGAAGTCTGGCAAGAATGCTGTGAGATTTTGTCCAGTGTCTGGACAGGCAGTTTAGTATCATTCTTTTCTCAATAAgttaaaaattactttctgattattttttgaCTGGCTTTCAACTTTGCTTCCTCCAAGTAAGCCACCTATTTTCCCCAAATTGTTTTTGAGTCCCCTACATACATGTAttcctgtattttctgtattccaacTCTTATCTTCTGgcttcctgcagagctggaTGCCATGCAGCAAGCCCCACTGTCCCTGTTTCTAATAGAATATGCAAAGTAGGATTAGTCCCAGCTTTGAACCCTGCGGAGGGCAGCTCTGAGAATAGCAATTACAGACACAGGCATATTCTCCATGACTTGGATGTGGCTTCCTTCCAGTTTTTCTGCATCTTGGCATGCTTGCATTGCACTAGTGCTTCCTAACAGACTTCTCTGGAGCCTTGTCTGAAGAGCCAGAGCTCCTAGTACTTCTCTTatcctttgctttctgttttcccttctatctttttttcccccaacttgAGCAAAGGCCACATTCTCTGCCCTTTTTTGAGAGCTCCTGTAGgtaaaatgctttttgaacaAGAAAAGGTCAAGTGTGCAAAGTGCTGAGAGTTAGATTCTCAAAATGAACGAGGCGAGCAGCCTTCTGCAGTCTTTGTTCCCAAATCTAAATGGCCACAGGTAGCAGTTGTCTGTTGCTGTCATGATCTAGCAAAGACATTAAAGTTGGCCTTAGGCGATGTGTGCTTTAGGGGCTAATAGTCAGCATGCCTGTAGATAGACTCAGTAGGTAACGTGAGAATTTAAAATGCAAGTGTTGGTGTCTTAGCAGTATGTGTCTAAGTCTGTGGGAGCTCATGTGTATCACTAATAGCAGGAGGGACTTATCTAGGTTTTGTTATGCCTTAGCATTTCACAGAACCatctaggctggaagagacctccgaGATCACCcggtccaacctctgacctaacactaaccagtcctccactacaccatatcactgagctctaaatctaaacatcttttaaagacctccagggatggtgactcaactgcttccctgggcagcccatcccaatgcctaaTTTGGGTACTCTGTAAGAAAATTCCATGCTTTCTGGATCTGTTTGCACTCTGTTCATCTACATGGACCTCAACCAGTATCTTGCAGGTTAATTCTTGTAGTGGAGTCCCCTTAGCCTTGAAGAGCCTCTTTTTCTCAAGTTGTAGTAAGTGGAGAGATTTTTATTGCTCCAATCAAAGGCTTAATTTTTCCAGGCTCTCAGGTCCACCTGAAATGCTGAGTGGCATCATCTGGTGCTGTTGTCATGGTCCGGCCCCATTCCATTGTGTGAATCTCACTCTTGCTGCTGAAAGgtgcctgggctctgctccctggtaAGAGTTTTCTGGGGAGCTCTTCTGGCTTTGCTTTCTAACCCGTCCTCTTCCCTGGTTGTGTAGGGGTATCAGCAGGGTTTGGCTCTGACACATCAGGCAAGGGAGAAAGCTGCCGTGTGGTCCTGTGATCCTTTGTCACCCAGACCCTCCCACACAGGCTGTACTGCCATCAGTCACTTAAGCAAGGGGGATATCTGATTGTTTCAGCTTATAAAAACCAAATTAGGAGAATAGGCTGTATGTAGACAAGCAGGATTTAAGCAATCTGCTGGCCTCAACCAGCTGGTGTTCTCCAGCCTCAAACCTGGCCTCTTGGCCTCTCCATGTAAACGATGCCCTGAAAAACTCCGAGCACTTGCTTCATGAGACCGAGACTCATCAaacttctttttattccttcagCCCGTTGTTTTTTCATAGCTCCTTTGGCTAATGAAACACGAGCAGTGTAATcaatgccactttttttttttttttttaaaaggcactCAAGAGCTTATGTAAAATCTTTGGAATTTGTTAGCATGATAACATTGTTATGCTCTCCTGGCTGATAGAAATATCAAAGCCAGCTAAGAatagctgcagcaggcagagaagAATGGATTTGCTTGCTGGAATGCAAGCAAAAACTATGTATGCATTGCTCGGTTTCTAACAACTAAGGGAAAAAATTTAGCTGTCATGAAAATAAGTGGAGACTAAAAGCTCTAAAAGCTCCCTCCTCCCTTTCTTCACAGTGTCATTAAATGAGTCAAAATAGAGTTGGTTTGTGCTGAATATTTGAAAGTCTCCAGGATTTTCCACgtccacttttttctttttttttttttttctggacacaAAACTCCTGTTGCAATCAGCGTTTTCCAaat is a genomic window containing:
- the TACC2 gene encoding transforming acidic coiled-coil-containing protein 2 isoform X9, yielding MGNENSSAENQSDVPNANKVILMPPSQGTQQSAPQDSELDHPPGKGHGIKRSPQENSVGGSGAQDISELLPAAVRLAESTSPLIPGPTSVSNEGTSSSSAEDLPNPDSSVVPAEVTAQSGALQDHGGYAGCGVLQHTAEAREGSLPTPMPLAGSSEKDITADLASSSDKFPTSSCNEAVPPPGPVSDNEEGIARGISEDTGPECDPTAPASLKSSEDDPRNPSLQASPPAAMQGVTAMNLSEVGALGQGEQLGDVRAPHGSTSPQGKGAGDYFTAQEAEQELGVLEVGQLQAVMQQGRQNTDGGEGLLMKKETLIRNHPATGGSDGEKFGAIANTQSFVVRPEISEVCRTQKGAVKTGRNEVNPALSASQGEQSEACTSVSELPLNAPNLFLVPKPEESLREHVPGNDYQDLMKSEATKTASEKNEPGFERELQKEDELVSAEHFSAPLSFKQEEEQNSAVTTESQKDEASSNEIIKADDVSRESTTLSEAETTINPTKEISPVDKRSLLQEYALSTSLSRAVELNQKGADVRVSGEKNRMGAEEAHVAETSTLPEGPGGAERQMLSSLSSHEQDLQDTPLSHNAGEFGLCEKTSAGGPKEEAVGKPLQSGSDLKSPEDHSEPLGCKPEQALSEGKAAATDDPENKDSPQRPRAGCPPSTDCSHAGTEEKTLGQPGSNGADEVCLAGAHSSPLLRSENNRVVQSKQDESWQEAFPRGAVLETGDKTESQGKTEESTKTYKSTCEHQGLNELAGPGGFIAVQIEDPPQVSETKQQSGHLSDVPRSDASYSTTGNSKEHKATIQQEKHHAEVGSFVEDKDLALKTEHESDMLVQAQQEQGAAESHGNVQVACAGTLQAAVGRAELTPWAIQEEGVGDSTSGDKHSSSVTLECSAGDLQENTDAPAALPHREQMEKSVSAGDRDQASNAGHKQQTHQSNPTGVARADDQEHTERPLKPELEPKHRSHIPEMPLSISDNLNEESAVPRPAPAQSDSGTAAEEDEAGSSAGLPEDACSHEHLPNIAGVTVLNLQDCNEQNKTNLQAEENCCSKQNPDKLKQGSNSLISASQHEEACQSDTFAEESDKNEQPVSVCRIKDSAGASRASAVNALPGTQNSASATNTAQTLPSAPEIAHASDNFEENDPQISSPEIQEKLLLVAKSSGGTEGLAADGGLGQTDGNMQLSCEDSAAIHETSNMQSNKSPGAEGCLSLLEAHREAVPTDKPYKPSCIQTAPEEFCQADFPAPPPLTSAVSHPSQQAGSRANNGTGGELLNNELGAVACQNVLESNSSSQMAAGSQVSVHSGPSPGVSTGKRADSEPSSAGGRQDSDKDVPNPSFQGEGERSLTLPEALSVGQSSGNLSQFNSEKLKKELSAIKSKETKGDVNFKAQQSDSSAEALLALPAAEGKLLSLSSVGKQGGCNEQIAPGICVDDKCSVILEKPGNLEKMEEVLKENYSTTRAEISTSRQSAEKEHELLTPSSLGIGSSLPAFREHISQIFKKTVHSTLSAELPQLAPENHAGFKQSTTAEGPAQPSGVENFSASVEGGKAAPEGTSGAEGPELPLAAEPSCAAPAPLLPENAVPPASLQDAEESRQPAGCLEMLPGSEGSAPAERCLENLQKANGNAEHPESSEMERKAGVCARGVDPELLMSLERKKQGPASSDGAAAENFPACADREPQPSGAGISAGSTQEGDFGNAATAEENNLITEGTSQPVSSEEDVSCQPEHCQDPEPNEEGKTEYSGPDTAKSISDVAASVLVPGGSYSCEKLPDNFNVLPGENQETRARGNLVHDIRAQSDTEMIQDEPENGKCLETSASMQDPQQEKKGATHGLMDYLKNEASQNGCLQSDSQLESGTMTDGDVQESSGSVLSTAKTGNEKAGDIPETGTARMLVTSEGGLALNSRTGELQTELCKNPSAPIAGMEQGECSERADPSGAANQPGRMNSEHEGSPQDATRKLSPLAFMEPTTLDLSKLPDVAVAGLPTESPPGPGDDIQLAAALDPSEQPLPVPAAYGDVEPGDAAELTAARSSDSEEAFETPESTTPVKAPPSPPQPPPEAAAAVVADLAEQEINPQLSLEDTGLSSETAPVADVSHSEPVEESPFRPPSHSFSTVFDEDKPIASSGTYNLDFDNIELVDSLHALGPSSPESKNRDPKANVRRKSTDSVPISKSTLSRSLSLQASDFDGASYLGNNETLAPAADAYGTGSSSASSTLKRTKKSRPASLKKKPSAKKSLDAPPVKETPQEPSDLGQAASAPGEDKSTSEAKADSVKPECTEPSKISAEKQEAPAVPEGSYPLDPDSFDGISAFSTGGSKVQNSPPASKKTLPLTTAPEAVEVTPPDTGGQEDPPVKGVAVRLEFDYSEEKGTGEDSQESAPPKKTGKKPGAKMPLRRPKTKKSVEKLDNLPTTPTKTPTDPNEIPITKGSYTFDIDKWDDPNFNPFSSSTKMQESPKLPQQTYSFEPDMCEDSIDPFKSSSKIASSPTKSPASFEIPASANETNGTDGDSLNKPAKKKKTPLKTMVEDVMSVCSLFDTFRVKKSPKRSPLSDPPSQDPTPLPTPETPPVISTVVHATDEEKLASSVTSQKWTCMTVDLNTDKQDYPQPSDLSTFVNETKFSSPTEELEYGNSYEIEYMEKIGSSVPQDDSTPKKQSLYLMFDAQQESPVKSPPIRLSDSTTPCSGSSFEDPEAQQSSGIKIQHPASRVLTANQEAHLQSPDKSKQKDLEPMTLGTTPEAIEITSPEDSFVSADALLNRISKKTSICDQPEYLDPDLAEKNPPVFAQKLQEELEFAAMRIEALKLARQITLSSFRSLDAEREPAIPADVSISKSALYSRIGTSDAESTTSLLYPQQDLDSALRLARAEIVAKEREVSEWKEKYEESRREVMEMRKIVSEYEKTIAQMIEDEQREKSVSHHTVQQLIVEKEQALADLNSVEKSLADLFRRYEKMKEVLEGFRKNEEVLKKCAQEYLSRVKKEEQRYQALKIHAEEKLDRANAEIAQVRGKAQQEQAAYQASLRKEQLKVDALERTLEQKNKEIEELTKICDELIAKMGKS